The following proteins are encoded in a genomic region of Sulfurovum indicum:
- a CDS encoding YebC/PmpR family DNA-binding transcriptional regulator, with amino-acid sequence MGRAFEYRKAAKMKRWGTMSRLFPKLGKVITMAAKEGGSPDPEMNSKLRTAILNAKAQNMPKDNIEAAIKRAFSKDAADIKEITYDVKAPYGVQMIVECATDNNTRTVANVKAILNRNKAEMLTSGSLNFMFTRKAVFVIDKTEDMDVEELELELIDYGLEEVEEDVEPQENGEDKAILRIYGDFTSFGELSKAFEERGIEPKKSTLEYIANTPIELNDEQLEEIEALIDKLEEDDDVQTVYTNIN; translated from the coding sequence ATGGGTAGAGCATTCGAATACCGAAAAGCAGCAAAAATGAAACGATGGGGGACTATGTCCCGTCTGTTCCCAAAACTGGGAAAGGTGATCACAATGGCAGCCAAAGAGGGCGGGAGCCCTGATCCGGAGATGAACTCCAAGCTCCGTACTGCGATCCTGAATGCCAAAGCGCAGAACATGCCCAAAGACAACATCGAGGCAGCCATCAAAAGGGCTTTCAGCAAGGATGCGGCGGACATCAAAGAGATCACATATGATGTCAAGGCACCTTACGGAGTACAGATGATCGTAGAGTGCGCAACCGACAACAATACCAGAACGGTCGCCAATGTCAAAGCGATCCTCAACCGTAACAAGGCAGAGATGCTCACTTCAGGCTCTCTCAACTTCATGTTCACACGCAAAGCGGTTTTTGTGATCGACAAAACAGAAGATATGGATGTGGAAGAGCTGGAACTTGAACTGATCGACTATGGTCTTGAGGAGGTAGAAGAGGATGTTGAACCGCAGGAGAACGGTGAGGACAAAGCGATCCTGAGGATCTACGGTGACTTCACCTCATTCGGTGAACTGAGCAAAGCATTCGAAGAGAGAGGCATCGAACCCAAGAAATCAACACTGGAGTACATTGCCAATACCCCGATAGAGCTCAATGATGAACAACTCGAAGAGATAGAGGCGCTCATTGACAAGCTTGAAGAGGATGATGATGTGCAGACGGTCTATAC